In the Gymnodinialimonas sp. 202GB13-11 genome, one interval contains:
- a CDS encoding exopolysaccharide biosynthesis protein yields the protein MEETTTSDAEAPPASLPEIIDRVLQAAEAETTDIRAILHSFGRASFTPVLLLPAIAVATPLSGIPLFSSLMGIFIAIVSAQMLARRRHLWLPNFILSRRISGEKLRAAFNCIRPTAVWIDARTAKRLRLLSRRPLIFIPQLICLLSGLLMPFLEFVPFSSSVAGLGVAILALGMLARDGVVILLGLLPYAGVAWLILRVI from the coding sequence ATGGAAGAGACGACCACATCTGATGCCGAGGCACCGCCCGCATCCCTACCCGAGATCATTGACCGGGTCCTTCAGGCCGCTGAGGCCGAAACCACAGACATCCGTGCGATCCTGCATTCCTTCGGTCGAGCCAGTTTCACTCCGGTATTGCTTCTGCCCGCCATCGCCGTGGCCACGCCGCTCAGCGGTATACCCCTGTTCTCGTCCCTGATGGGGATCTTCATCGCAATCGTATCCGCGCAGATGCTTGCCCGCAGACGACACCTCTGGCTGCCGAATTTCATCCTGTCGCGTCGGATCAGCGGGGAAAAGCTACGCGCTGCCTTCAACTGCATTCGCCCAACCGCCGTCTGGATTGATGCCCGCACCGCCAAGCGCCTCCGCCTATTGTCGCGTAGGCCGTTGATTTTCATCCCGCAGCTGATCTGCCTGCTGTCAGGGCTGCTGATGCCGTTCCTGGAATTTGTGCCATTCTCTTCTTCTGTCGCAGGCCTCGGCGTGGCGATCCTCGCCCTTGGCATGTTGGCCCGGGACGGCGTGGTTATTCTGCTGGGGTTGCTGCCATACGCGGGCGTGGCCTGGCTGATCCTGCGCGTCATCTGA